The nucleotide window cttcagattttgagcagaatattccctactgtgccctacctcagtgaattatgtatatatttcaatattttaatatccaaCTAAAACTCTTATTCCGATCATCCTCTTTTATGTTTTTTCTGTCCCAGGTAACATTAACAAAATTGACAGTAATTCTGGTAAAATTGAAAGCTTATTatacttaagagccatttcacaattttacgctctgcaagtttaggtaaatttggtcgcatcgcgcgagtcgaacgagccgcgcgatctttgtgctagtaagtatagtgtgacaaccaaaagaccatcttgatcattttctgatgtataataaaaattataactatggtataaaatgttttttacataattaatttgttaaaaatttcaagtatgttatataacaacagttaataaatttaaaataaaataaaaaatcaattttatgaaacaaattttcttaaattgttttagttttttcagtttacgaatgaatctaatatttacgatatgaataaaatagcattttatgacatcgacaccgacaaacatattaattaacaaataacaagacaaacagattgaaatgcctatttgtattgataatgtgagaaaagaaaattaaattatacctttgtttacagaaattatcattatattattttacagtcattttcgtaatatgtttattttatttatattttattataaaagtatcaaatgcggtttatccgctataacaacaggcgcttgccgcgtgtgagcgaaagagacggctccgcagaatttggcgtggaccatacctctaagagcgctagcgctcgactgatttactgggcttgatgcgtggtaatatatactatctttttattatttaatataaaatgtattaaaaatgattacatcttttaattatttttttttgtattccttaatgatgtaagtttactttgatgaagatagttcgttaaaatttcttagttttctaagaaaaatatcacttttaaaattgtacttatttggaaaatattcgtaactttaattttttttttatcgtttaatagagatacaaatggaataaaaatctgcgatagtgcgcaacaaaattatattccacatattatgatatattttaaaaatggtttcaacgtagaggttattgaaaagtaggacttcaaagtatacattgcgaccgtttacccagggaggaggctgatgaaaaggttaataattttatacacataatatgaatcaaaattctgatccgactatggactacaataaaggttgctttattatatttcaagaatataaattacattattgcatccaacactgagattaacgacgtcttaatattacaatttcgcggattgttaccgatttttgtgaaatggctcttaagatataattaaaagtctaaatattatatagattagtTAGCAGTTATATTAATGCTTTGGTTGCTCTAAGTTGTAAcgtatattactatttattttaattctaacaACTTTGTAGACCTGGAAAATATCTCTTTTAACTGctgcctctttcttcatgtaggagaagggtcagattTCGTTTTGAAATGCTGCTCCAAGGCCAGTCGCATATGACGCTTGCTGTTACAATTTAGgctatttacatatttaatttattagtagACTAGTTATTTTGAGCCAATATGGCCAAGTAACTAATAAGGCGATTAcgaatttataaaatcataCCTAAAAATATAAGTCATTTCTTACCTAATTTATGAATCCGATTCATCGACAGTGAATCGCTTAGTTGAGAATAAATTTGACAAAGTTCAAACATTCAGTGGTATCACCGTTAATAACAAAACAAGTGTGACTTAATAAGATCGTGCGTATATAGAAACTCTTTGGTATAAAAACGGTTTGGTGAAATTTTTTTGTACGCATTCGAGTTCTATTGTTTGTGAAAAACAGTCAAGATGAAACTGGtaggttaaataatattttattactcatTGTGATATGTGTTTTATCTGTATTTTGTAACAATTATAAGTTTACATAGTATTTTGTAATGGCAATTTTGTCTACAACTGAGcgagagaaaaaatatttttttggtcaTTGTATATGTGAAAGGTGTTCTTAGGTTAGGTTAGGCTTTAGGTTACAATACTTatgaaatacatatacatatatctaatcaataattattgtaaattgatacccatttatttattttctagatCACTTCTCTCACTGCCATGGTCGCGGCTGCATCAGCCGGTCACATCTTCAACCAGCCACAAGCCGAGCACTATGCCAACGCGGCAGATAACTACCAATTAGCGGCCGAGTACCAACAGCATGGAATCCAAGCTGGCCAATCTAATTACGCACATGATTTGGCCTATCAGAGGCAATCAGCTGATAAAAATGCCAAGATCTTAGCTTATCAGTCTGAGAACAATGGTCATAGCTACCATTATGCATATGAAACTGAAAATGGTAAGTTTTCCTTAATATAATACGATTTATTTGTAAGCATGTATTCAGTTCAACCATGTTTGCGTATCCCAGTGTAAGGTATAAAATACAGGAATTGTTTGGATATCATTTACTTGGTTAGTTTCTGGTTTACGAATACGAGAAAATCCTTAAAACATTTATGTCGTTTTTCTGTATTCAGGTATCGTactaataagaataaatatgcATACCTATTCGGTCACagcaactattttttattttagtatcaaATCGTTACTATAccacattcattaaaaaataataatttccagATTTCTGCAATTAATTAGAACAAGAACTAAATGTAACAAAAGGTCCATTTAGTTGTTTGTAGAAGTATAATAACAGTTGATACACAATTATGTTTCTATAACTATTACGTCTTAGTAGAGTATAAAACTTGTAAAtgatgtagggcacagcaggaaattttctgctccaaAATTTGAAGCAGTTCGACTGTGGTAGTACCTCTAGTACAAAAGCCCATaggtaaataatactattttcaagcagtattgtgttcatgTTCGTGAgcaaagtgaccagagctcctggggagggttagggatagggtcggcaacgcacttgcgatatatctggtgttgtaggcgtctataagctacggtaatcgattaACTATTAGATAAGCCTAACGCTTGCTTGCCGACgtcgatatattaaaaaaaagaacttagTAATCTTATACCGCTTAATCTCAAAAATGTGTAACAGCTTAAGAAAGCTTTAATTCAATTTCCAGGTATTAAAGCCCAAGAAGCAGGCCATGTATCTAAAGGCACTCGCGCTGAAGGTGCTTACTCCTACACTGGTGACGATGGCCACGTGTACACTGTGACCTACACCGCTGATGAGCACGGGTTCCGCCCTCAGGGCGCTCATTTACCCACATCACCGCCAATCCCAGAGGCGATCTTGAAATCTTTGGAAGAAAATGCGAAAAATGAAGCTAACGGCATCTTTGATGACGGTGATGattggattttttaaaataattttaatatgattccattcttatatataagatatgagTAGGTATAATGATGTCTAAAACACTTTTCCAATTTGTTTGAATAGAGAAGCACAGTTAATgtctaaaatttgtaaaatgattgtAGGATAGAGTAATTAAAGTTAGGATTCAAGAAGTGTCaaatcatacatattattatgatttaagcATTTTGAGTAATAGGCTTCAGATTTGTTCTGTGATAATCACGGTACCCTACCGCTCAACCGTCAACGCGCTTGTAATACTGccagtgttgcaggcgtctctAGATTCGTCCTTAGATCAATACTAGGTGAAATGCTGAAATGTAATCTCGTTTACCACTTagcttacatttaaaaatacaggAACCTAAATATGCGTTATTTTCTAGGTCACTACCAAGAACAACATCAAGCTGAAAACTACCAGGCTGAACCGATTCTATACCAAGAACACCAATCTCAGGGTTACGACAATCAACAATCCTACAATTACAATAATCAACAAGCGCAAGGTTTCAACAACCATGCAGCAGCGGCCTCTGGTTACCATCACTAAGCGTTGATCACCTTacgttattattgttatgttttgttactaaattttactatgatcataatttaaaaatttatcgtTACGTATTTGTAAAAACCTAGTCTATGTTTGGTGCTGTTACCTAAAGGTATTCGTTGttaataaatgattttcaaTCATACAGTTTCTTCTGACTTCCAAATATCTCTTACTTATTCTTCTATCCTATTATCTGTCAAAGAGATTCTGTGAATttcttttgttgaataaatgaatGACGAGATTGCAACTTCCATTCGCAgctgaattataataataagttatttgtACCACCAGTTTCGATATGCATTAACTGCGGTAGTGCCCAGTAAATAATAGTTCTAAGCAGTGTTATgtccctgtggtgaataaggtgaccagagttcctggagaGGGCGGATTGGGTCTAGAGCTCTgatgttgctggcgtctataagctgcggtaatcgcttaccatcaggtgatcctgcagcaaataaaatatgcaaattttGAAATCCtactgtatattttaattttaataaacttgaTATAATATTGAGcaagatttatattaaaagtataatcaatgcatatgataaaaatgtaacgaatcgctgtctgtacatggaagatatatgacaaaaaatattaataggaCCTCACACATCAACACAAATAAAACCCAGttagaatttttatctatttgtcGGTTTGTCTGTGCGtatgtgcacgctaatctcagaaacggctttgTTTGTTTCAGGTCAAccggtttaaaaataaataaaaaaatgccaaTTATATgaatgccaatttaaagaatcacgttaaacaagtaaatatccaagacgcggacgaagtcgcaggtacagctagtaatatatatgatgTTACATCAGTAATCACACTGATGCCATTATTTCGAAATGGATTTTATTTGAGATGAACTGACATTATCTGTTTAACAGCGACGCACGAAACATATAGTAAAGCAAACATAGAGGGCGCTGTGCCACGTGCTTATCCACATATCCAAAAGATGGCGACTATAGTTTTTAGAAACTGGTCTCGTTACTTGTATCTAAATGAAGACAATAATTTACAACAGACATGTAAAGCATTTGAAGGCAAATAATCGAAGGAAATGATcgatattaagtttttttacagGACTgtgagtcctcccgtgaccatgattgctgtaaagtatccgaaacgtcgggcatgtaaaaaacctaataaaccgcggttaaatatgaaaaaattgtttcacatATATGTTGTATATATGAGTAATGATAATAAATCTAATGAAAACGATGCAGGCATGAGACACTAACtttaattatcaattattattaagcgATGCGTCATTTAATCcttcaattatattaattagtatCATTGTCTAATAAACAAAGTATTCGCAACCTACGAATCGAAACAATGATAAACCTTTTGCCCACGATTTCACCCACGGGATCAAGTGTCGTCTTCTGAAGACATTTTAGTTTCATGTTATTTATGGCTAAGCAAcagtaattttgtatatttgttacaaatatacagaAATTACTTCGATTTTTGTGAAAGTTTGTATTCGAAGAATTCAATAACGGTAAAATTTTACCTGTGGGATTCGGACCGTATAAAGTTTTTTGGAAATTGTTTTTAGATTAtctactatttaaatttttaagttcttttacgataaaattagtattttaaagAAAGAGTAATGATCATCCATTAGTTTAACAAATTCTCGCATTCGTTATTAGTAAAAcctttatacaaattttaccaACATACCgaaaaaaaagaagtaataCCAATGATggatgtataaataaatgctacCATCAAAgtcatttgtattattatattagcatTCACTAATACTTGTCATCTATACTTCTAAGATTATAAATTACGATTGCGCCTACGCTTCTCATCTATTGTTAAAGATGAATTCTAATACCTTTAAGATGATTTGTTTCACTCTGAACTGctgacatttaaaataaaatatttgtatcacTATAATAGTTGTATGAATacagcggttttttttttcaatttttttgatttaacgataaatatttatttagagtaGCAAAAGAAGAGTAGCTCGCTTAGCAAAAGATAGGAAGGAATACGTGGAGATCTTTAGAGGAGGCCTTTGTCGACAGACAAGCTATTCCACACAAACACCCAGTTGCCAATCATTCAAAtacaagttaaatttaattaaatcaatttgttttttagtaagtaggcatgtatatatgtattaatgttAAGGGAAGAAGCAGCAATaaaggctattttattttattttatttatttatttagagttCACCTAACTTGCCAGTAAAATTTTAAGATGCTATAGACACTGGTGGGTAAGTTACTGAAGAAagaaagagattttttttaaccgacttcaaaaaaggaggaggttactcaattcgaccgccgATATATCTAcagttttttatgtatgtttggggctAACtttgtcatttatgaaccgattttgataattctttttttgttgcaaaggagatatcccaaagaGAAACCGCTCTTAGGATATCTCTAACTATCTATGATATTAGCTATTTCTACCATAACAAGGCAAGATGGCGTAAATAGAGTCATTCATGTATAGTCAACATTTTATGTTAGACGCcacgttggtgcaacggttacagccatggattgtacctgttgcgctggtggttgcgggttcgatccccgcacacgacaaacatttgtattggccatacaggtgtttgccgtggtctgggtgtttgtgcagtcttcgtgggtctccccaccgtgcctcggagagcacgttaagccatccgtcccggttgttatcatgtacacctgatagcgatcgttactcatagtagggaatatatccgccaacccgcattggagcagcgtggtcgattaagctcttatccttctcctacacggggaaagaggcctatgcccagcagtgggatattacaggctgaagcgtatcaacattttatgaaatatttctaagTATGTTATTGATCTTGTGAATTAATTTACAATCATTTAATTGAAGTTTTTATAGAATTCTATTACTTTTGTGTAAAATTATACACGAAACAGTCTTTACGAGAATTAGTTAtcacaattaaaaatacaaacacacattaagtcaaaaaattatataaacattattctttaagaacaaaatttacgttttggtaaatattataaaaaaaaatcactacaaTTTCAGAGTTATCGAAACatagaatataaatttttttttgctcagTTTACATTTATTCAAGTTTTGACTCActgtccgccaacccgcagtgaagcagcttGATGGATTAAGCTGCGATCCTTCGCCTATATTGgtgaagaggcctatgcctagcgcTGGGATGTTACTGTGTGACATACTTACGTCGTTTATGTATAATTGTGCAAAATTTGCTTGCAAAAAAggtataagtaaacaaaaacagGTAAGCGTACACATGATTATAAGAAAGTTTTTTATAATGCACGAAGCTTACACTAACTTGACTGCGTAAAATTTACTTAGCTTCTACTTTTAGGCTAATTTCATCTCAGGCTGACATCAAAGATCATCAGACAAAAAGGTAAACGTTCAACGTAATGTCGTTttaattaatcatcatcatcatcactttagcctatcacagtcaactgctggaTATAGAACATtgcatccacaagttcgagccaaaaatggcgtgaactcatgtgtaatgcccatggtcaccacgctgggccaACGGGTTGGTgttcgcagggctggctttgccgcaccgaagacgctgctgtccatcttcggcctgtgtatttcaaagccagcagttggataattatcccgccatcggtcaactttttaagttccaaggtggtagtggaactgtgttatcccttagtcgcttcttacgacacctacggaaTGAGAGGCTATTGTCTTTACTGCTGTAATCACAGAgcacaatttaattaatatctgataaatatcttatactccaaataaataatgaataataatatattaattaataataaattattaataattattacatttttagcCTCCAGCAGGATCTACTTCTGTGTCTGGAGTCCGGAACCACACAAAACAAACACACACGACCATGCCAATCATCTCTATGTCCTATACAAACGTTTCCTATCAGCAGGGATCAAACGATTGCCACTGCAATAGCCTTATTTGTGATGATTCGTCAGCGCATCTTTAATGATATCTATCTCAAATATATCTCACTAGAGCAAAACCTGTAACCAAACAGGATTACTCGAGTCATTCCTAAAAAGCTGATGTCTGACTTTGACACACATTTCGTTATGGAATGTCTGACAATCGTTTTGAACTTTCACGCTTTTTACTTTGGTAAATTGCGTGGCTTAAGGCTGATCTATGTTGAGTTTAGCGATTTTGTAAGCTGACAATCATTTCATTTGGTAGGAACTGGTTTTGATAAATTAGTATTTACACCAGTACAGAGAGTAGAGAgactttttgtataatattaccCTTCAGAAAGAACTCCTgtcttttaaataactttatttcatacaaatgaCCAGCTGACAAAGATTTTGGTACGACTTTGTTACGATTAAAAATGATCATAAAATAAATGAGTATGCAAAGAAGCAAAAAAACGAATGTACGACCATACGactcaagtaaaacttctttagaaagAGGCCTGAACAATAGGCTTAGATATATGGAACGTAACTAGCTATGAGAGAAAaagtaaaggaaaaa belongs to Melitaea cinxia chromosome 17, ilMelCinx1.1, whole genome shotgun sequence and includes:
- the LOC123661429 gene encoding cuticle protein 3-like is translated as MKLITSLTAMVAAASAGHIFNQPQAEHYANAADNYQLAAEYQQHGIQAGQSNYAHDLAYQRQSADKNAKILAYQSENNGHSYHYAYETENGIKAQEAGHVSKGTRAEGAYSYTGDDGHVYTVTYTADEHGFRPQGAHLPTSPPIPEAILKSLEENAKNEANGIFDDGHYQEQHQAENYQAEPILYQEHQSQGYDNQQSYNYNNQQAQGFNNHAAAASGYHH